The following proteins come from a genomic window of Methanobacterium sp.:
- a CDS encoding helix-hairpin-helix domain-containing protein, whose amino-acid sequence MDLTKIKGIGDKLAKKIIDSFGSAEELSAAIQNYEVDRISKIEGVSQSKAIEIINAALGNPKEEFLKTGRAVQIYDDIIARILGYANTKYGKNRILLISPTMDKLKIQENLDFVMNAKETVSRLPVDEISSLLKKVNPSARDKPKYDPTRAILVESREDYNRLMDMDLNRYATILTAEEVESLEDYEFVVYIFSTGQIELDDAYNVAMVTGDSLEYEIVPETVLSYFYANYHLLYNILKIKEILGRESVIPEIIDIIDSLESSRVDESIFDAAVEDAKKKADKKLKDSIKQVDLKGDEVLALMNEGMPAKIQNIFDEVIKEAKEEIKERTGCSFDPFIQKYPVEIDDHELERVKRQQIAAQHLNTFDKKVKAASRLSNLREKAEEEIQEILEFDYEFALGCFAYYYDLNPPQIGNEFNFNGGIHLNLALEEGNNIQKIDYSLQIPENVALLTGANSGGKTTLLETLAQISIMTQMGLPVCAEEATVKLVDEIYFFSKQRSLDAGAFESFLNTFMPVVITDTTKLVLLDELEAITELEAAVKIIASFIDILKGSDSYAVIVTHMAREIMKYTEVRVDGIEAKGLDENYNLLVDRTPRMNYLAKSTPELILRMIYEKSDGKLKDIYGQILEKF is encoded by the coding sequence GTGGATTTAACAAAAATTAAGGGTATAGGTGACAAATTAGCGAAAAAAATTATTGATAGCTTTGGAAGTGCTGAAGAATTAAGCGCTGCAATTCAAAATTATGAAGTTGATAGAATCTCAAAGATTGAAGGTGTCAGCCAGTCTAAAGCAATAGAAATAATAAATGCTGCATTAGGTAATCCCAAAGAAGAATTTTTAAAAACTGGAAGAGCAGTACAAATTTATGATGACATAATTGCAAGAATTTTAGGATATGCAAATACCAAATATGGGAAAAACCGAATTCTTTTAATTAGCCCTACAATGGATAAATTAAAAATTCAAGAAAATCTGGATTTTGTAATGAATGCAAAAGAAACCGTTTCCAGGCTTCCTGTTGATGAAATTAGCAGCTTACTTAAAAAAGTAAATCCTTCGGCTCGCGATAAGCCAAAATACGATCCAACAAGAGCAATACTTGTTGAATCAAGAGAAGATTACAATAGACTTATGGATATGGATCTAAACAGATATGCAACCATTCTTACAGCAGAAGAAGTAGAAAGTCTTGAAGACTACGAATTTGTAGTATATATATTTTCTACCGGTCAAATTGAGCTTGATGATGCATATAATGTTGCTATGGTAACTGGAGATTCTTTAGAATATGAAATTGTTCCGGAAACTGTTCTTTCTTATTTCTATGCAAACTACCATCTACTATACAATATTTTAAAAATTAAGGAAATTTTAGGACGTGAATCAGTAATTCCAGAAATTATTGATATAATTGATTCTCTTGAATCATCCAGAGTTGACGAAAGCATTTTTGATGCTGCAGTGGAAGATGCGAAAAAAAAGGCAGATAAAAAGCTTAAAGATAGTATTAAACAGGTAGATCTTAAAGGAGACGAAGTTTTAGCATTGATGAATGAGGGCATGCCCGCAAAAATTCAAAACATATTTGACGAAGTTATTAAGGAAGCTAAAGAAGAGATTAAAGAACGCACAGGCTGTTCATTTGACCCCTTCATACAAAAATACCCAGTCGAAATAGATGATCATGAGCTTGAAAGGGTAAAAAGACAGCAGATCGCAGCCCAGCACCTGAATACCTTTGATAAAAAAGTAAAAGCTGCTTCCAGACTTTCAAATCTAAGAGAAAAGGCTGAAGAAGAAATACAGGAAATTCTCGAATTTGATTATGAGTTTGCACTTGGATGTTTCGCATATTACTACGATTTGAATCCCCCACAAATAGGTAACGAATTCAATTTTAATGGTGGAATACACCTTAACTTAGCATTAGAAGAAGGAAATAATATTCAAAAAATAGATTATTCTCTTCAAATCCCTGAAAATGTTGCGCTATTAACTGGAGCAAACAGCGGAGGTAAAACAACATTACTTGAGACACTTGCCCAGATTTCAATAATGACACAGATGGGACTTCCTGTTTGTGCAGAAGAAGCTACAGTTAAGCTTGTAGATGAAATATATTTCTTCTCGAAGCAAAGATCACTGGATGCTGGTGCATTTGAATCTTTCCTTAACACATTCATGCCTGTTGTAATTACAGATACTACTAAATTAGTATTATTAGACGAATTAGAAGCGATTACTGAACTTGAAGCGGCAGTTAAAATTATTGCAAGCTTTATAGATATTCTCAAAGGTTCTGATTCATATGCCGTCATTGTAACTCACATGGCTCGAGAAATAATGAAATACACTGAAGTTAGGGTGGATGGAATTGAAGCTAAAGGTCTTGATGAAAATTACAACCTGCTTGTTGATAGAACACCCCGAATGAATTATTTAG